Proteins encoded in a region of the Salinicoccus sp. RF5 genome:
- a CDS encoding MalY/PatB family protein → MSTFDFNRQTTREGTYSVQYEGTEKLFGTDGLEPFWIADMDIETPEAVSDAMKKRIDNGIFGYTKWQNPKFYGAVKGWWHERFGITLEDEEIHYAPSVMFTIGEVVRQFSEEGDGVILTMPSYNAFIGMVKGNGRKIVDCPLLENGDGWQFDFERFEALCSRDDVKVYIHCNPHNPTGRVWRCDELEKIREICLRTGVFLISDEIHMDFVRPKGQFVSMVELMADGDPMLVTTGLGKTFNLASIPHSYFITRDKALRKKIARNIASRYGMGAANSLALEALHAAYTECGAWVDGLNSHIEENMQLVEDYITAHMSEWLDFKKPEATYLAWISFEKSGLADEEVHKALIDIGGIAVSPGHIYDMKKNRHFRFNVASSRHRVEDGLERIHRTFKKITKSTVQ, encoded by the coding sequence TTGAGCACTTTTGACTTCAATAGGCAGACGACAAGGGAAGGTACATACAGCGTCCAGTACGAGGGGACCGAAAAGCTTTTCGGGACGGACGGGCTCGAACCATTCTGGATTGCGGACATGGACATCGAAACGCCGGAAGCGGTCTCGGATGCAATGAAGAAGCGCATCGACAACGGCATATTCGGTTATACGAAGTGGCAGAATCCGAAGTTCTATGGGGCGGTGAAAGGCTGGTGGCACGAGAGGTTCGGCATCACCCTCGAGGATGAGGAGATCCATTATGCGCCCTCTGTGATGTTTACAATCGGTGAGGTGGTCAGACAATTTTCCGAAGAAGGGGATGGTGTCATCCTCACCATGCCCTCCTATAACGCATTCATAGGAATGGTGAAGGGGAACGGCCGGAAGATCGTCGACTGCCCACTGCTCGAAAATGGTGATGGATGGCAGTTCGACTTCGAACGTTTTGAAGCGCTTTGCAGCCGGGACGATGTGAAAGTATACATCCACTGCAATCCGCACAATCCCACCGGGCGGGTGTGGAGGTGTGATGAACTGGAGAAGATCCGGGAAATCTGCCTCAGGACGGGCGTCTTTCTGATCAGCGATGAAATCCATATGGATTTTGTGCGACCGAAAGGACAGTTCGTTTCGATGGTGGAACTGATGGCGGACGGTGACCCGATGCTGGTGACGACAGGACTTGGGAAGACCTTCAACCTCGCCAGCATCCCGCACTCCTATTTCATTACGAGGGATAAGGCGCTCCGAAAGAAGATCGCCCGCAACATTGCATCCAGATACGGCATGGGGGCTGCAAACAGCCTGGCGCTCGAAGCGCTCCATGCTGCATATACGGAATGCGGGGCGTGGGTGGACGGGCTGAACAGCCACATCGAAGAGAACATGCAGCTCGTCGAAGACTACATCACTGCACACATGTCCGAATGGCTTGATTTCAAAAAGCCCGAGGCGACCTACCTGGCATGGATCAGCTTTGAAAAGAGCGGCCTTGCGGATGAGGAAGTACATAAGGCCCTAATCGACATCGGCGGTATCGCGGTGTCTCCCGGACACATATACGACATGAAAAAGAACCGGCATTTCCGGTTCAATGTCGCTTCAAGCCGTCATAGGGTCGAAGATGGGCTGGAGAGGATACACCGTACATTCAAAAAAATCACGAAATCTACAGTTCAGTAG